A genomic region of Antennarius striatus isolate MH-2024 chromosome 16, ASM4005453v1, whole genome shotgun sequence contains the following coding sequences:
- the hmgxb4a gene encoding HMG domain-containing protein 4a: protein MAFEEIKSKGGMDMGMEGDRGLVAGRSQREKRRSYKDLLREEEEIAAQVRKSSKKRPKDSELFLLGGDSHKKKKKHSDDYYYRDHDGCGPPPHKKKHKSADRSPPLSSPSSSHPTDTAMGLLQAITSPMATGSDPSPHLHKKPSYPSFSSHSSKDRKRDSSSGGGSKGSLSHSRPMSSLSSSSKKHSSSSSKSSLFHGGTPKEEPLTLREADGLKMKLIMSPEKEEGESFPFTPHSSKGGVKKEKDRDRMQISKLPKKKIQQSRDPLPVVGKEVEVEGHYGGGMGDDSSSSGGELEAGELVIDDSYTHMSKKKKKSKKSKKKKDKDRDKDKSGKDKKHSKGFGDSSRSHSHSHPTITHSAVGPMYAMGTPVPPHHHQGNDPVTTDKKKKKDEKDREKHEKEKERPKKKNASAYQVFCKEYRVNINAEQPGLVFGELSKKLAEVWKAMPEKDKLVWKQKAQYLQHKQNKAEATTVKHKSTTENKSKVAGTGTAMVSPSRVPATLSLSPARVPDVDPIDAAAHLQLLGESLSLIGHRLQETEGMVAVSGSLSVLLDSILCALGPLTCLTAQIPQLNGCPRNILSNTLDNIAYIMPGL, encoded by the exons AAAATCTTCCAAGAAACGACCGAAG GATTCTGAACTTTTTCTGCTCGGAGGGGactcacacaaaaagaaaaagaaacacagtgaTGACTACTATTACAGAG ACCATGATGGTTGTGGTCCACCTCCCCACAAGAAAAAGCATAAGTCAGCTGACCGCTCCCCTCCTCTGTCATCCCCCTCATCCTCCCATCCAACTGATACAGCAATGGGCCTCCTGCAGGCCATCACCTCTCCAATGGCGACAGGTTCAGACCCCAGTCCCCATTTGCACAAGAAGCCCTCCTACCCTTCTTTCTCCTCACACTCCTCCAAGGACCGCAAACGTGACAGCAGCAGCGGTGGCGGGAGCAAAGGAAGCCTCTCTCACTCCCGTCCCATGTCGTCACTGTCGTCTTCCTCCAAGAAGCACTCTTCGTCCTCCTCAAAGTCATCCCTGTTCCACGGCGGGACTCCCAAAGAAGAGCCCTTGACTTTACGCGAGGCTGACGGGCTGAAGATGAAGCTCATCATGTCACcggagaaagaagagggagagagttTCCCTTTCACGCCTCACTCTTCCAAAGGAGGtgtaaaaaaagagaaggataGAGACAGAATGCAGATCTCAAAGTTACCCAAGAAGAAAATACAGCAGAGTCGAGATCCTCTGCCTGTGGTtgggaaggaggtggaggtggaag GTCATTATGGAGGTGGCATGGGAGATGATAGCTCTTCATCTGGGGGTGAACTGGAGGCAGGTGAACTGGTTATAGAcgattcatacacacacatgtcaaagaagaaaaagaagagcaaaaagagcaagaagaaaaaagacaaagacagagacaagGATAAAAGTGGGAAGGACAAGAAACACAGCAAAGGGTTTGGAG ACTCATCGAGGAGCCACAGCCACTCCCACCCCACCATCACTCACAGCGCCGTGGGTCCGATGTATGCCATGGGCACGCCCGTCCCGCCACACCATCACCAAGGCAACGATCCGGTGACGacggacaaaaagaaaaagaaagacgagAAAGATCGGGAAAAACATGAGAAGGAAAAGGAGAGG CCCAAGAAGAAGAATGCATCGGCGTATCAAGTATTCTGTAAGGAGTACAGAGTCAACATTAATGCAGAACAACCAGGACTAG TGTTTGGTGAGCTCAGCAAAAAGTTGGCAGAGGTGTGGAAAGCGATGCCTGAGAAAGACAAATTA gttTGGAAGCAGAAAGCTCAGTATCTGCAGCACAAGCAGAACAAAGCTGAGGCCACCACAGTCAAACACAAAAGCACCACCGAGAACAAAAGTAAAG ttgctggaacaggaacagcaATGGTGTCGCCGAGCAGAGTGCCAGCCACACTGTCTCTGTCTCCTGCAAGGGTCCCAGATGTGGATCCTATCGATGCAGCCGCTCACCTGCAGCTATTGGGAGAGTCCCTGTCCCTGATTGGCCACCgtctgcaggaaacagag GGGATGGTGGCCGTCTCTGGTAGTCTGTCTGTTCTTCTGGACTCCATCCTGTGTGCTCTGGGACCGCTGACCTGCCTCACAGCGCAGATACCTCAGTTAAATGGATGTCCTCGAAACATCCTG tcaaataCGTTGGACAACATCGCCTACATCATGCCTGGGCTGTGA